The Azospirillum baldaniorum genome window below encodes:
- the fliD gene encoding flagellar filament capping protein FliD — protein sequence MTTVSSTSSSTAASTGSSSLIASGSGTGIDYSALIEASVQKRLSRADRIDTTITANEARIAAYEDMQSLLLAVNTSLDGLRNRSVSTGAGSNLFEERTAYLSGGGSTAAGDVLSVTAADGAETGTYSIVVEQLATRHKIGAATTASQSAALGQSGTLTLGVAGGTAVSIDVEAGDSLTDIRDAINARKSTSGVTASIVKVTDSQYQLILTANDTGKAITLDDGGSGVLTGLGLTDADGGYANELVAAQSAVFTVDGVRVERSSNTIADAVDGLTFDLYAALPGQTIGVEIGTDLASIKGAITGFVDAYNAFRAFAQSHQTVGSSGTASSDATLFADSLLRQVTKTVYDALNAKVTTDDGDTLSLASLGITFASDNTLKVDETALNAALTGDIDAVRTLLGLEMTSSSTDLKLLRYDRSLGRTDFTLDITVAEDGTLSGASVDGDASLFRVSGNRIIGNDGTAFAGLVLVYTGQSGSVDVGFSQGLADRLYTTLNGIAAKDSGDIARIVSQLDADNTDMTRRSDDIKTKAEDYRTRLTAYYARLEAKAEAANLLLQQLKYKESSDD from the coding sequence ATGACGACGGTGTCCTCAACCTCATCCTCGACCGCCGCATCGACCGGCAGTTCGTCGCTGATCGCCAGCGGGTCGGGCACGGGCATCGACTATTCGGCGTTGATCGAGGCGTCAGTGCAGAAGCGCCTGTCCCGCGCCGACCGCATCGACACGACGATCACCGCCAACGAGGCCAGGATCGCCGCCTACGAGGACATGCAGTCGCTGCTGCTGGCGGTGAACACGTCGCTGGACGGGCTGCGCAACCGCAGCGTCTCGACCGGCGCCGGCAGCAACCTGTTCGAGGAACGCACCGCCTATCTGTCGGGCGGCGGCTCCACCGCGGCGGGCGACGTGCTGTCGGTGACCGCGGCGGACGGGGCGGAGACCGGCACCTATTCCATCGTGGTGGAGCAGCTCGCCACCCGCCACAAGATCGGTGCGGCGACCACCGCCAGCCAGAGCGCCGCGCTCGGCCAGTCCGGCACCCTGACGCTGGGCGTCGCGGGCGGCACCGCCGTGTCCATCGACGTGGAGGCCGGGGATTCCCTGACCGACATCCGCGACGCCATCAACGCGCGGAAATCCACCAGCGGCGTGACCGCCAGCATCGTGAAGGTGACCGACAGCCAGTACCAGCTGATCCTTACCGCCAACGACACCGGCAAGGCGATCACCCTCGATGACGGCGGCAGCGGCGTTCTGACCGGCCTCGGCCTGACCGACGCCGACGGCGGCTACGCCAACGAGCTGGTGGCCGCGCAGAGCGCCGTCTTTACCGTGGACGGGGTGCGGGTGGAGCGCAGCAGCAACACCATCGCCGACGCCGTCGACGGGCTGACCTTCGACCTCTACGCCGCGCTGCCCGGCCAGACGATCGGGGTGGAGATCGGCACCGATCTGGCGTCGATCAAGGGCGCGATCACCGGCTTCGTGGACGCCTACAACGCCTTCCGCGCCTTCGCCCAGAGCCATCAGACCGTCGGCAGCAGCGGCACCGCCAGCAGCGACGCCACCCTGTTCGCGGACAGCCTGCTGCGGCAGGTCACCAAGACCGTCTACGACGCCCTGAACGCGAAGGTGACGACGGACGACGGCGACACGCTGTCGCTGGCCAGCCTGGGCATCACCTTCGCCAGCGACAACACGCTGAAAGTGGACGAGACGGCGCTGAACGCCGCGCTGACCGGCGACATCGATGCGGTGCGCACGCTGCTGGGGCTGGAGATGACCAGCTCCTCCACCGACCTGAAGCTGCTGCGCTACGACCGCAGCCTCGGCCGCACGGACTTCACCCTGGACATCACGGTGGCCGAGGACGGAACCCTGTCCGGCGCGTCGGTGGACGGCGACGCGTCGCTGTTCCGGGTCAGCGGCAACCGCATCATCGGCAACGACGGAACCGCCTTCGCCGGGCTGGTTCTGGTCTACACCGGCCAGAGCGGGTCGGTGGACGTCGGCTTCTCCCAGGGGCTGGCGGACCGGCTCTACACCACGCTGAACGGCATCGCGGCGAAGGACAGCGGCGACATCGCACGCATCGTCTCGCAGCTCGACGCCGACAACACCGACATGACCCGGCGGTCCGACGACATCAAGACCAAGGCCGAGGACTACCGCACCCGCCTGACCGCCTACTACGCCCGGCTGGAGGCCAAGGCGGAAGCCGCGAACCTCCTGCTCCAGCAGTTGAAATACAAGGAAAGCAGCGACGACTGA
- a CDS encoding RNA polymerase sigma factor, with translation MAAETDEVLMARIRAGDQAAYRALVHRHLKRAYALARRMSGSDAEAEDIAQDAFLQVWQRRDHWTDEGAKFTTWLYRVVLNRCIDHKRRPAGEDLDSVPEPPDHAPDAVTHIQRRQVAARLRDAQDRLPQQQRAALALYYNEGLSGAEVATIMQISVTAVESLLKRARQQLRTLLRASAQAARDSFEDG, from the coding sequence TTGGCGGCGGAGACCGACGAGGTCCTGATGGCGCGCATCCGTGCCGGGGATCAGGCGGCCTACCGCGCGCTCGTCCACCGCCACCTGAAGCGCGCCTACGCGCTCGCCCGCCGCATGTCCGGCAGTGACGCCGAGGCGGAGGACATCGCCCAGGACGCCTTCCTCCAGGTCTGGCAGCGGCGCGACCACTGGACCGACGAGGGGGCCAAGTTCACCACATGGCTCTATCGGGTGGTGCTGAACCGCTGCATTGACCACAAGCGCCGCCCGGCAGGGGAGGATCTGGACTCGGTGCCCGAGCCGCCGGACCACGCCCCCGACGCGGTCACCCACATCCAGCGCCGGCAGGTGGCCGCGCGCCTGCGCGACGCCCAGGACCGGCTGCCGCAGCAGCAGCGCGCCGCCCTCGCCCTTTATTATAACGAGGGCTTGAGCGGCGCCGAGGTTGCGACCATTATGCAAATCAGCGTAACTGCTGTGGAATCGCTGCTGAAACGCGCCCGCCAGCAGCTTCGCACGCTGTTGCGCGCCAGCGCGCAGGCCGCCAGGGATTCGTTCGAAGACGGATGA
- the fliS gene encoding flagellar export chaperone FliS has protein sequence MRNPTLTKALSAYASANSAALPPLVAVVRLYETAAAHLHQARDAARDGRFDAHFQAMDRAITILLGLDSILKLDKGGDVAATLRRFYRSLVRQAGLAAARRDPVAATEAIIRQLSFMTKAWQTIAAERGVVPSSTGASAKGSHASVIGRSMDHARGGLFG, from the coding sequence ATGCGCAACCCGACCCTGACCAAGGCCCTGTCCGCCTACGCTTCCGCCAACAGCGCGGCGCTGCCGCCCCTGGTCGCCGTCGTCCGCCTGTACGAGACGGCGGCGGCGCATCTGCACCAGGCGCGCGACGCCGCGCGGGACGGCCGGTTCGACGCCCATTTCCAGGCCATGGACCGCGCCATCACCATCCTCTTGGGGCTTGATTCCATTCTGAAATTGGATAAAGGTGGGGATGTCGCGGCAACGCTGCGGCGCTTCTACCGGTCCCTGGTCCGGCAGGCCGGTCTGGCCGCTGCGCGCCGGGACCCCGTGGCCGCGACCGAGGCCATCATCCGCCAGCTGTCCTTCATGACGAAGGCGTGGCAGACCATCGCCGCAGAACGCGGCGTGGTCCCCAGTTCAACCGGTGCTTCGGCCAAAGGGTCGCACGCATCCGTGATCGGGAGATCCATGGATCATGCGCGCGGCGGCCTGTTCGGCTGA
- a CDS encoding tetratricopeptide repeat protein, whose product MTDHHDSVPEAGRRGGHGSPWEAVLYDPARAEGTFLLGLAAARLGRPEAAMRWFRRTVRLQPGWADGWAALADASRRSGRWREAATAYATLLALSPADGAALANLAMLERVAGNPRAAVRRFTRALALDSGQAGTWNNLGNALRDLGATAQAAAAWRTALVLDPRQADALGNLGGARRDQDRFAEAGLLLRRALALAPQHAALHGVLAYALSGEGRLEEAERACRRALVSAPALADPLCTLGLVQQRRGTAGALRWFDRAMVAAPGHPLARFNRGLADLEGGALTDGWAQYACRFAAGRAGRERRFSIPEWRGEPLAGKSLFIWREQGVGDEFLFASCYADAVRQAGRVVIECEPRLLPLFARSFPKAIVRAEQPLRGRALVETVDCDLHIPAGSLPRYLRGGLADFPPQSSWLFPDPARVLERRQQLDGIGGDLRVGIAWRSQLMTVERQWAYLPLGEWGPVLGAPGVTFVNLQYDDCEAEIQRAEARFGVPIYELERLDLKNDFEGTAALTTNLDLVIAPANSVAELAGALGVPVWRFGARDWTHLGSGVRPWYPSMRVFHPRAGEPLSAALGRIAAELRRAAALARRAGAEAPGPRLPARPARRVHSQAPSLRRH is encoded by the coding sequence ATGACGGATCATCACGACAGTGTGCCGGAAGCAGGCCGGCGCGGCGGGCACGGCTCGCCTTGGGAGGCGGTCCTTTACGACCCGGCGCGGGCGGAGGGCACCTTCCTGCTCGGGCTGGCGGCGGCCCGGCTGGGGCGCCCGGAGGCGGCGATGCGCTGGTTCCGGCGCACCGTCCGGCTGCAACCCGGCTGGGCGGACGGCTGGGCCGCGCTGGCCGACGCCAGCCGCCGCTCCGGACGCTGGCGGGAGGCCGCCACGGCCTACGCCACGCTGCTTGCCCTGTCCCCCGCCGACGGCGCGGCCCTCGCCAACCTCGCGATGCTGGAGCGGGTCGCGGGGAATCCGCGGGCGGCGGTGCGTCGCTTCACCCGCGCCCTGGCGCTCGACTCCGGACAAGCCGGGACCTGGAACAATCTGGGCAACGCGCTGCGCGACCTGGGCGCCACCGCACAGGCCGCGGCGGCGTGGCGGACGGCGCTGGTGCTCGACCCGCGGCAGGCCGACGCGCTCGGCAATCTCGGCGGCGCGCGGCGCGACCAGGATCGTTTCGCCGAGGCGGGGCTTCTGCTGCGCCGCGCGCTGGCCCTGGCGCCTCAGCATGCCGCCCTTCACGGCGTGCTGGCCTACGCGCTGAGCGGCGAAGGGCGCCTCGAGGAGGCGGAGCGGGCCTGCCGTCGCGCGCTGGTGTCGGCGCCCGCTCTGGCCGATCCGTTGTGCACGCTGGGTCTGGTGCAACAGCGGCGCGGCACCGCCGGCGCCTTGCGCTGGTTCGACCGTGCCATGGTGGCAGCCCCCGGCCATCCGCTGGCCCGCTTCAACCGGGGTCTGGCGGATCTGGAGGGCGGCGCGCTGACCGACGGGTGGGCCCAGTACGCCTGCCGCTTCGCCGCGGGGCGCGCGGGGCGGGAGCGGCGTTTCTCCATTCCCGAATGGCGGGGCGAACCGCTGGCCGGCAAAAGCCTTTTCATCTGGCGGGAGCAGGGTGTGGGGGACGAGTTCCTGTTCGCGTCCTGCTACGCCGACGCCGTCCGGCAGGCCGGACGGGTGGTGATCGAATGCGAGCCGCGCCTGCTGCCGCTGTTCGCCCGTTCCTTCCCCAAGGCCATCGTCCGGGCCGAGCAGCCGCTGCGCGGGCGCGCGCTGGTGGAGACGGTGGACTGCGACCTGCACATTCCCGCGGGCTCGCTGCCGCGTTACCTGCGCGGTGGGCTGGCGGACTTCCCGCCGCAGTCCTCCTGGCTGTTTCCCGACCCGGCGCGGGTGCTGGAACGGCGGCAACAACTGGACGGCATCGGCGGGGACCTGCGCGTCGGCATCGCGTGGCGCAGCCAGCTGATGACCGTCGAGCGGCAATGGGCCTATCTGCCGCTCGGCGAGTGGGGGCCGGTGCTGGGCGCGCCGGGGGTGACCTTCGTGAACCTGCAGTACGACGACTGCGAGGCCGAGATTCAGCGGGCGGAAGCGCGCTTCGGCGTTCCCATCTATGAGTTGGAGCGGCTCGACCTGAAGAATGATTTCGAGGGAACGGCGGCGCTGACCACCAACCTGGATCTGGTGATCGCGCCGGCAAATTCGGTGGCGGAGCTGGCCGGCGCGCTGGGCGTGCCGGTCTGGCGCTTCGGCGCGCGGGACTGGACCCACCTCGGCAGCGGCGTGCGTCCCTGGTACCCGTCCATGCGGGTCTTCCATCCCCGCGCGGGCGAGCCGCTGTCCGCGGCGCTGGGGCGCATCGCGGCGGAGCTTCGCCGCGCCGCCGCCCTGGCGCGCCGGGCGGGTGCGGAGGCGCCGGGGCCGCGCCTTCCCGCCCGCCCGGCGCGGCGCGTCCACTCCCAGGCCCCCTCGCTGCGGCGGCATTGA